From a region of the Tenggerimyces flavus genome:
- the ybeY gene encoding rRNA maturation RNase YbeY, producing MSIDIANESGVEVDERELSRLARFVLDHMRLHPQAELSVLLVDEPTMAEHHLRWMDEPGPTDVLAFPMDELRPGREGEEPPQGLLGDVVLCPVVAERQAKEAGHSTEDELHLLTVHGILHLLGYDHGDPEEHQEMFGVQARLLAAWQPLREGGSR from the coding sequence ATGAGCATCGATATAGCCAACGAGTCCGGCGTCGAGGTCGACGAACGGGAACTGTCGAGGCTCGCGCGGTTCGTCCTCGACCACATGAGGCTGCACCCGCAGGCCGAGCTGTCCGTCCTCCTCGTCGACGAGCCCACGATGGCCGAGCACCATCTGCGCTGGATGGACGAGCCCGGCCCCACCGACGTTCTCGCGTTCCCGATGGACGAGCTGCGCCCCGGACGCGAGGGCGAGGAGCCGCCGCAAGGCCTGCTCGGTGACGTCGTTCTCTGCCCGGTCGTCGCCGAACGGCAGGCCAAGGAGGCCGGGCACTCCACCGAGGACGAGCTGCACCTGTTGACCGTGCACGGGATCCTGCACCTGCTCGGCTACGACCACGGCGACCCCGAAGAGCATCAGGAGATGTTCGGGGTGCAGGCGCGCCTGCTGGCGGCGTGGCAGCCGCTGCGGGAGGGGGGATCGCGGTGA
- a CDS encoding histidine triad nucleotide-binding protein, whose product MAGPGDCVFCRIVAGEISATVVRETDTTLAFRDVSPQAPVHVLVIPKEHLVDVGAVAAADSELLRQIMEECVAVAYEDGVADSGYRIAFNTGDEGGQVVPHCHAHVLGGRKLNGELG is encoded by the coding sequence ATGGCTGGTCCCGGGGACTGTGTTTTCTGCCGCATCGTGGCAGGGGAGATCTCGGCGACTGTGGTGCGTGAGACCGACACCACGTTGGCGTTCCGCGACGTGAGCCCGCAGGCGCCGGTGCACGTACTCGTGATCCCGAAGGAGCACCTTGTCGACGTCGGTGCGGTCGCCGCGGCCGACTCCGAGCTGCTGCGCCAGATCATGGAGGAGTGCGTCGCGGTCGCGTACGAGGACGGCGTCGCGGACTCGGGCTACCGGATCGCGTTCAACACCGGCGACGAGGGCGGCCAGGTCGTTCCGCACTGCCACGCGCACGTTCTCGGCGGCCGCAAGCTGAACGGTGAGCTCGGTTAG
- the dnaJ gene encoding molecular chaperone DnaJ: MSQDYYELLGVRRDANAEDIKKAYRKLARTLHPDVNPDPETHERFKEITRAYEVLSDPKKREVYDLGGDPLGAAGPGGAGFGPGFSFTDIMDAFFGQATQRGPRPRRRRGQDALLRLTIDLAEAVFGAVREIQVDTAVVCGSCGGEGAAPGTRPTTCPACEGRGEVNSVQRSFLGNVMTSRPCSRCQGFGTVIPNPCPECAGEGRVQTRKTLSIRIPAGVDDGTRIQLAGQGEVGPGGGPAGDLYIEVEVAPHEVWNRRGNDLHCSVTLPMTAAALGTTISLDTLEGEAHELDIKPGTQSGERVVVAGRGVPHLSSTGRGDLVVHVVVETPSKLDAAQRELLSELARLRGEEKARGQFASPRRGVFSRIREAWTDRA; the protein is encoded by the coding sequence ATGAGCCAGGACTATTACGAGCTCCTCGGCGTGCGCCGAGACGCGAACGCCGAGGACATCAAGAAGGCGTACCGCAAGCTCGCGCGCACCCTGCACCCGGACGTCAACCCGGATCCGGAGACACACGAGCGGTTCAAGGAGATCACCCGGGCGTACGAGGTGCTGTCCGACCCGAAGAAGCGCGAGGTGTACGACCTCGGCGGCGACCCGCTCGGCGCTGCCGGGCCGGGCGGCGCGGGCTTCGGGCCTGGGTTCTCGTTCACCGACATCATGGACGCGTTCTTCGGCCAGGCGACGCAGCGTGGGCCCCGCCCGCGCCGGCGGCGCGGCCAGGACGCGTTGCTGCGGCTGACGATCGACCTCGCGGAGGCCGTCTTCGGCGCCGTTCGCGAGATCCAGGTCGACACCGCGGTGGTCTGCGGCTCGTGTGGTGGCGAGGGCGCGGCGCCGGGGACCCGGCCGACGACCTGCCCGGCCTGCGAGGGACGCGGCGAGGTCAACTCGGTACAGCGTTCGTTCCTCGGCAACGTGATGACGTCGCGTCCGTGCTCGCGCTGCCAGGGTTTCGGCACCGTGATCCCCAACCCGTGCCCGGAGTGCGCCGGCGAGGGTCGGGTGCAGACGCGGAAGACGCTGTCGATCCGGATCCCCGCGGGCGTCGACGACGGAACGCGCATCCAGCTGGCCGGCCAGGGCGAGGTCGGCCCCGGCGGCGGTCCGGCGGGCGACCTCTACATCGAGGTCGAGGTCGCGCCGCACGAAGTGTGGAACAGGCGCGGCAACGACCTGCACTGCTCGGTGACGCTGCCGATGACGGCGGCGGCGCTGGGTACGACGATCTCGCTGGACACGCTCGAGGGCGAGGCGCACGAGCTGGACATCAAGCCGGGCACGCAGTCCGGCGAGCGGGTGGTCGTCGCCGGGCGCGGCGTGCCGCACCTGTCGAGTACGGGCCGCGGCGACCTGGTCGTGCACGTGGTGGTGGAGACGCCGTCGAAGCTGGACGCGGCGCAGCGCGAGCTGCTCTCCGAGCTGGCCCGGCTCCGTGGCGAGGAGAAGGCGCGCGGCCAGTTCGCGTCGCCGCGTCGGGGCGTGTTCTCCCGGATCCGCGAGGCATGGACCGACCGCGCCTGA
- the hrcA gene encoding heat-inducible transcriptional repressor HrcA: MLDERKLSVLRAIVEDYVHTQEPVGSKALVDRHNLGVSPATVRNDMAALEEDGYIAQPHTSAGRIPTDKGYRLFVDRLTTVKPMSGAEKRAISMFLEGAVDLDDVVHRTVRLLAQLTRQVAVVQYPILTRSSVRHVELVTLSPSRLLLVLITSTGRVEQRVVDLPVDVSEQLLGDLRARLNAAVVGRRLVEVQPNVADLPEQFAHEDRAIVTPVVTTFLETVVERPDERIAVGGTANLTLFGTEFDHSIRDVLEALEEQVVLLRLLGEASGSSLTVRIGHENQYAELAAATLVTTGYGPGSEAVGTLGVVGPTRMDYPGTMGAVRAVARYVSQILAGE, from the coding sequence ATGTTGGACGAACGCAAGCTCTCGGTGTTGCGCGCCATCGTCGAGGACTACGTCCACACCCAGGAGCCGGTGGGTTCGAAGGCACTCGTCGACCGGCACAACCTCGGCGTCTCGCCGGCCACCGTGCGCAACGATATGGCGGCGCTGGAGGAGGACGGCTACATCGCCCAGCCGCACACGAGCGCGGGGCGGATCCCGACTGACAAGGGCTACCGGCTGTTCGTCGACCGGCTGACCACGGTCAAGCCGATGAGCGGCGCGGAGAAGCGGGCGATCTCGATGTTCCTCGAGGGCGCTGTGGACCTCGACGATGTCGTGCACCGGACCGTACGCCTGCTCGCCCAGCTCACCCGCCAGGTCGCGGTCGTGCAGTACCCCATCCTGACCCGCAGCAGCGTCCGGCACGTCGAGCTCGTCACGCTTTCACCGAGCCGGCTGCTGCTCGTGCTCATCACCAGCACCGGCCGAGTCGAGCAGCGCGTGGTCGACCTCCCGGTCGACGTCTCCGAACAGCTGCTCGGAGACCTGCGGGCGCGGCTCAACGCGGCCGTCGTGGGGCGCCGGCTCGTCGAGGTCCAGCCGAACGTCGCCGACCTGCCCGAGCAGTTCGCCCACGAGGATCGCGCGATCGTCACGCCGGTGGTCACGACGTTCCTCGAGACCGTGGTGGAGCGACCGGACGAGCGGATCGCGGTCGGCGGTACGGCCAACCTCACGTTGTTCGGCACCGAGTTCGACCACTCGATCCGCGACGTCCTCGAGGCGCTGGAGGAGCAGGTCGTGCTGCTGCGCCTGCTGGGTGAGGCGAGCGGGTCGTCGTTGACCGTTCGGATCGGCCACGAGAACCAGTACGCGGAGCTGGCGGCGGCCACCCTTGTCACGACCGGATATGGTCCAGGGAGCGAAGCGGTCGGCACACTTGGAGTTGTAGGGCCGACCCGCATGGACTACCCCGGCACCATGGGCGCCGTCCGGGCAGTTGCACGCTATGTCAGCCAGATCCTCGCAGGGGAATGA
- a CDS encoding MBL fold metallo-hydrolase has protein sequence MTSAGGQRGWVEVGERCWARTYGPFDTTVGVVAGAGGLLVVDTLGSPEQGAELAHDLPVEGEVRWVVNTHGHIGHIGGNAAFPDVERWQHETLAEREGTRSFASVAYVDLGDRLVELAHPGRGHTEGDVVVRVPDANVLFTGDVVIQNGPPAYGADSFPMDWPKALDVVLGLLTETTVAVPGHGSPTDRDFVTDLVAEVSAVADAIQHLVSTGVQPADALAATDWPFPRETLVEAIRRGYEHLGGPTPPRLPLLPA, from the coding sequence ATGACGAGCGCGGGTGGGCAGCGGGGCTGGGTCGAGGTCGGCGAGCGGTGCTGGGCGCGGACGTACGGTCCGTTCGACACGACCGTGGGCGTCGTGGCCGGCGCCGGCGGGCTGCTGGTCGTCGACACGCTCGGCTCGCCCGAGCAGGGCGCCGAGCTGGCCCATGATCTCCCGGTCGAAGGCGAGGTCCGCTGGGTCGTGAACACCCACGGGCATATCGGCCATATCGGCGGAAACGCGGCGTTTCCCGACGTCGAGCGATGGCAGCACGAGACCCTGGCGGAACGTGAAGGCACGAGGTCGTTCGCCTCGGTCGCGTACGTCGACCTCGGCGACCGGCTGGTCGAGCTCGCCCACCCCGGCCGCGGACACACCGAGGGCGACGTGGTGGTGCGGGTGCCGGACGCGAACGTGCTGTTCACCGGTGACGTCGTGATCCAGAACGGCCCGCCGGCGTACGGTGCCGACAGCTTCCCGATGGACTGGCCGAAGGCGCTCGACGTCGTCCTCGGCCTGCTCACCGAGACCACGGTCGCCGTCCCTGGGCACGGAAGCCCCACGGACCGCGACTTCGTCACCGACCTGGTCGCCGAGGTGAGCGCGGTCGCCGACGCGATCCAGCACCTGGTCTCCACCGGCGTACAGCCCGCCGACGCGCTCGCCGCGACCGACTGGCCGTTCCCGCGCGAGACGCTCGTCGAGGCGATCCGGCGCGGCTACGAACACCTCGGCGGACCCACCCCGCCGCGCCTCCCGCTGCTCCCCGCCTAG
- a CDS encoding DUF3097 domain-containing protein gives MAHDPYGSDVLATDWRKPKLGRTTDVEVELDLVLEDATDGFVGAVVKIERDLFVLEDRHGKRRTFPYGPGFWLDGKPVAARKPTQQGPTKPARTASGSVAVHGAKARVARASRIYVEGRHDAELVEKVWGDDLRIEGVAVEYLEGVDDLAAIAREFSPGPNRKLGVLVDHLVEGSKESRIAAAVKNPHVLVVGHPYIDIWQAVRPERLGLKEWPTIPRGTSWKHGICAAFGWPHADQADVAQAWKRILGAVRDYRDLDPALLGRVEELIDFVTATPDDQ, from the coding sequence ATGGCCCACGACCCGTACGGCTCCGACGTGCTCGCCACCGACTGGCGCAAGCCCAAGCTCGGCCGCACCACCGATGTGGAGGTCGAGCTCGACCTCGTGCTCGAGGACGCGACCGACGGGTTCGTCGGCGCCGTGGTGAAGATCGAACGGGACCTGTTCGTGCTCGAGGACCGCCACGGCAAGCGACGCACGTTCCCGTACGGACCGGGCTTCTGGCTCGACGGCAAGCCGGTCGCGGCCCGCAAGCCCACCCAGCAGGGCCCCACCAAGCCAGCAAGGACCGCCTCCGGCTCTGTCGCAGTGCACGGCGCCAAGGCACGGGTCGCCCGCGCGAGCCGCATCTACGTCGAGGGCCGCCACGACGCCGAGCTGGTGGAGAAGGTCTGGGGCGACGACCTGCGCATCGAGGGCGTCGCGGTCGAGTACCTCGAAGGCGTCGACGACCTCGCCGCCATCGCGCGCGAGTTCTCGCCCGGCCCGAACCGCAAGCTCGGTGTGCTCGTCGACCACCTCGTCGAGGGTTCGAAGGAGAGCCGGATCGCCGCGGCGGTCAAGAACCCGCACGTGCTCGTCGTCGGCCACCCGTACATCGACATCTGGCAGGCCGTCCGGCCGGAACGCCTGGGGCTGAAGGAATGGCCGACGATCCCGCGCGGTACGTCGTGGAAGCATGGGATCTGCGCGGCGTTCGGCTGGCCGCACGCCGACCAGGCCGACGTCGCCCAGGCGTGGAAGCGGATCCTCGGCGCCGTCCGCGACTACCGCGACCTCGACCC